A region of Paenibacillus sp. JNUCC-31 DNA encodes the following proteins:
- a CDS encoding polyprenyl synthetase family protein, whose protein sequence is MKLLDIFGLLKKDMNYIEKELYRSVQGEQKLLSETSLHLLKAGGKRLRPVFVLLGGKFGTYDIERLKLVAVPLELIHSASLVHDDVIDNAETRRGKPTVKSKWDNRIAMYTGDYIYGKALKMTAGLSDPAIHRILAKAMVQMSIGEMEQIRDFFNTGQSVRNYLLRIRRKTALLIAVSCQLGALATRAPEHVCSLLYTYGYNVGMAFQIQDDVLDLVGTEKQLGKPPGSDMKQGNITLPVLYALQEPDLREPLLKEISRVQHEEGRASASDAIGMIRQSQGIAKAEALADRYMKKALDALDQLPNIKTTKNLRDIAHFVVQRTH, encoded by the coding sequence ATGAAACTATTGGATATTTTCGGGTTGTTAAAAAAGGACATGAATTACATTGAAAAAGAGTTGTACCGCAGCGTTCAGGGAGAACAGAAACTGCTGAGCGAAACCTCACTTCACCTGCTTAAGGCAGGGGGGAAGCGATTACGTCCTGTATTTGTGCTGCTTGGCGGGAAATTTGGTACATACGACATCGAGCGCCTAAAGCTGGTAGCAGTTCCGTTGGAATTGATTCACTCGGCTTCTCTGGTTCATGATGATGTTATTGATAATGCCGAGACACGACGTGGCAAACCAACGGTGAAATCCAAATGGGATAATCGGATTGCGATGTATACCGGAGATTATATTTACGGCAAAGCGCTTAAAATGACGGCGGGCCTGTCCGATCCGGCGATACACCGTATTCTGGCCAAAGCGATGGTGCAGATGTCCATTGGTGAAATGGAACAAATTCGGGATTTTTTCAATACGGGACAAAGTGTACGTAACTATCTCTTGCGAATTCGTCGCAAAACGGCGCTTCTTATTGCTGTCAGCTGCCAGCTGGGGGCGCTTGCCACTCGTGCGCCGGAACATGTATGTTCGTTGCTGTACACCTACGGTTACAACGTGGGTATGGCGTTCCAGATTCAGGACGATGTACTTGATCTGGTCGGCACTGAGAAGCAACTGGGCAAGCCCCCAGGCAGTGACATGAAGCAAGGCAATATTACGCTGCCCGTACTGTACGCGTTGCAGGAGCCTGATTTGCGTGAACCTTTGCTAAAGGAAATTTCCCGTGTTCAGCATGAGGAGGGGCGGGCAAGTGCGTCCGACGCGATTGGAATGATTCGCCAAAGTCAAGGAATTGCTAAAGCAGAAGCCCTGGCTGACCGATATATGAAGAAAGCGCTCGATGCTCTGGATCAACTGCCTAACATCAAGACGACCAAAAACCTGCGTGATATCGCACATTTTGTGGTCCAACGTACTCATTAA
- a CDS encoding UbiX family flavin prenyltransferase: protein MHQPENKRLVVGITGASGSIYGIRLIETLLDLDYTVHLVISNAGWRVLKEEMDWDITNRDHVLEEKFGKRAGSLIYHPVSDIGASIASGSFLAEGMIIMPCSMGTLSSIAQGASDNLMSRAADVMMKEGRTLILVPRETPLHAIHLENMLKLSRLGVRMIPAMPAFYYKPQTMDELILFLVGKVLDSLRIPHQLFTRWGEPDERG, encoded by the coding sequence ATGCATCAGCCGGAAAATAAACGACTGGTTGTCGGAATTACCGGAGCGAGTGGCAGTATATATGGCATCAGGTTAATTGAAACGCTGCTTGATCTGGATTACACCGTGCATCTGGTGATATCCAATGCCGGCTGGCGTGTATTGAAAGAAGAAATGGACTGGGATATTACGAACCGGGACCATGTGCTGGAAGAAAAATTCGGCAAACGTGCTGGTTCCCTAATCTATCATCCCGTTAGTGATATTGGTGCCTCAATCGCAAGCGGTTCTTTCCTGGCAGAAGGCATGATAATTATGCCATGTTCCATGGGCACTCTTTCATCGATTGCACAGGGGGCGTCCGATAATCTGATGTCCCGTGCTGCTGATGTCATGATGAAAGAGGGAAGAACACTGATTTTGGTACCGCGTGAGACGCCTTTACATGCAATCCATCTGGAGAACATGTTGAAGCTCTCCCGGCTTGGTGTCCGAATGATACCAGCGATGCCTGCTTTTTATTACAAACCCCAAACGATGGACGAGTTGATTCTTTTTCTGGTGGGTAAGGTGCTCGATAGCCTTCGCATTCCACATCAACTGTTTACGAGATGGGGAGAACCGGATGAACGGGGATAG
- a CDS encoding UbiA-like polyprenyltransferase → MFRKIRIFLEMIKIEHTLFALPFAFMGAILGSMVVNDTFPTWLQIMWVLLAMIGARSAAFGLNRMIDQAIDKKNPRTAMRAIPAGLLKNGEVVIFIILSFVLLFWASSNLNVLSMQLLPIAVFMLVLYSYTKRFTWLCHVVLGMTIGLAPLGGWVAVTGTMDWTAIVLYVTIVFWTAGFDIIYACQDLEFDQGEGLHSIPSRFGLNTSLQIAKLFHVITAVGFLALLLMTDLSWWYGAGMLITYGILFYEHYIVSPNDMSRVQTAFFTMNSVLSLVVFTFTLIDLAVK, encoded by the coding sequence ATGTTTAGGAAAATTCGCATCTTTTTAGAAATGATCAAGATTGAACATACGCTTTTCGCATTACCTTTTGCATTTATGGGGGCCATTCTCGGTTCCATGGTAGTGAATGATACATTCCCAACCTGGCTCCAGATTATGTGGGTATTACTGGCAATGATTGGTGCAAGAAGCGCTGCTTTTGGCTTGAACCGCATGATTGACCAGGCGATAGACAAGAAAAACCCACGTACCGCGATGAGAGCGATTCCGGCCGGTTTATTGAAAAACGGTGAGGTCGTTATTTTTATCATATTGTCGTTTGTGCTTTTGTTCTGGGCATCTTCCAACCTTAACGTGTTATCCATGCAATTGTTGCCGATAGCTGTATTTATGCTGGTATTGTATTCATATACCAAACGTTTCACATGGTTGTGCCATGTAGTACTCGGTATGACTATTGGTCTGGCTCCGCTTGGGGGTTGGGTAGCTGTAACGGGTACAATGGATTGGACAGCGATTGTGCTGTACGTTACGATTGTGTTCTGGACAGCAGGGTTCGATATCATTTACGCATGTCAGGATCTGGAGTTCGATCAGGGTGAGGGACTTCATTCCATACCTTCCCGTTTCGGTCTTAACACATCATTGCAGATCGCCAAGTTATTTCACGTGATTACCGCAGTTGGTTTTCTGGCCTTGTTATTGATGACTGATCTAAGCTGGTGGTATGGTGCCGGAATGCTGATTACTTATGGTATTCTTTTCTATGAGCACTATATTGTATCGCCAAATGACATGAGCCGGGTGCAAACCGCGTTCTTTACCATGAACAGTGTACTAAGCCTGGTTGTATTTACATTTACTCTAATTGATCTGGCGGTGAAATAA
- a CDS encoding demethylmenaquinone methyltransferase yields MGSGETKPKEEFVHSVFQSIAGKYDVMNDILSFRRHKAWRKFTMKKMNMSKGDTGLDLCCGTCDWTLAMAQASETGHMHGLDFSSNMLEVGQTKVNAVNRQKQITLVQGNAMSLPFEDNSFDYVTIGFGLRNVPDLRQVLSEMKRVVKPGGMVVCLELSKPTWQPFKAIYYFYFEQLLPKIAKLFAKRYEQYKWLPDSLALFPGRKELADIFAETGLKQVQAYPLTGGIAALHIGTKENQHV; encoded by the coding sequence ATGGGGAGCGGAGAGACCAAACCGAAAGAAGAATTTGTCCATTCGGTTTTTCAGAGTATAGCCGGGAAATATGACGTCATGAATGATATTCTGAGTTTCCGCAGGCACAAGGCTTGGCGTAAATTCACCATGAAGAAGATGAATATGTCCAAAGGCGATACCGGGCTCGATTTATGCTGCGGTACGTGTGACTGGACACTCGCCATGGCCCAGGCAAGTGAAACGGGTCACATGCATGGGCTTGATTTTAGCAGCAATATGCTCGAAGTTGGGCAGACCAAGGTTAATGCAGTAAACCGTCAGAAACAGATCACGCTGGTTCAAGGCAATGCGATGTCACTTCCCTTTGAGGACAATTCATTTGATTATGTCACTATTGGATTTGGATTACGCAACGTTCCTGATCTTCGTCAGGTTCTGTCGGAGATGAAGCGTGTCGTGAAGCCGGGAGGCATGGTAGTCTGTCTGGAATTATCTAAGCCGACATGGCAACCGTTTAAAGCCATTTATTATTTTTATTTTGAACAATTACTACCGAAGATTGCCAAATTGTTTGCCAAACGTTATGAGCAGTATAAATGGCTGCCGGACTCACTGGCACTTTTTCCAGGGAGGAAGGAACTGGCCGATATTTTTGCAGAAACCGGATTGAAGCAAGTGCAGGCCTATCCTCTGACCGGAGGTATCGCGGCACTGCATATTGGAACCAAGGAGAATCAGCATGTTTAG
- a CDS encoding heptaprenyl diphosphate synthase component 1 codes for MNSYRVPQLAKKYTDYDMIRQHTEIPSFPDSRARLLQVFVGRTDEKVHDELYALATSLVQLAMDTHDRIDTISGERREQEMRSRQLNVLAGDYLSSRFYQLLAHAGRIEMIGKLSGAVSEVNARKMTLYERMKKLLVSAEEYLRETVQLKMQLFLSFSDMIGSKEQSLWNSLLSEISCCEMIAEELRRMNDDQNFYHSYAFWHIYEHGNDDEQKWLRQPEMDARTWSRMVLKHRIGEVLLDKLRDCTRRIQQLLQDEENPLGLHEFDAILEPYLTYLQPSHAAVRED; via the coding sequence ATGAATTCATATCGCGTACCCCAACTAGCAAAGAAATATACGGATTACGACATGATTCGACAACATACGGAAATCCCATCATTTCCGGATAGCCGGGCACGTCTGCTGCAGGTATTTGTGGGCCGGACAGACGAAAAGGTGCATGATGAGCTTTACGCTCTTGCAACCTCGCTCGTTCAGTTGGCTATGGATACGCATGATCGGATTGATACGATATCCGGAGAGCGCAGAGAACAGGAGATGCGTTCGCGCCAGTTGAACGTGCTTGCCGGAGACTATCTGAGCAGCCGTTTCTATCAGTTGCTCGCTCATGCGGGCAGAATTGAAATGATCGGCAAACTCAGTGGTGCTGTATCCGAAGTGAATGCACGCAAGATGACGCTGTATGAACGGATGAAAAAACTCCTCGTTTCGGCTGAAGAATACTTGCGTGAAACGGTACAGCTGAAGATGCAGCTGTTTCTTTCTTTTTCAGACATGATTGGTTCCAAGGAACAGTCCCTATGGAACAGTCTGCTGTCGGAAATCAGCTGCTGCGAAATGATCGCGGAAGAGTTGCGACGGATGAACGACGATCAAAACTTTTATCACAGTTATGCTTTCTGGCATATTTACGAACACGGCAACGACGACGAGCAGAAATGGCTTCGTCAGCCAGAGATGGATGCACGGACATGGAGCAGAATGGTCCTCAAGCATCGAATTGGCGAAGTTTTGCTGGACAAGCTTCGAGACTGCACACGCCGCATACAGCAGTTGTTGCAAGACGAGGAGAATCCATTGGGCTTGCATGAATTCGATGCAATACTGGAGCCTTACCTGACGTATTTGCAGCCTTCACATGCGGCAGTAAGGGAAGATTGA
- the mtrB gene encoding trp RNA-binding attenuation protein MtrB has translation MDHPTGSDYIVIKAEENGVQVIGLTRGQDTRFHHTEKLDKGEVMFAQFTNHTSAIKIRGKATLITKHGQVQSE, from the coding sequence ATGGATCATCCAACCGGCAGTGATTATATTGTAATTAAGGCAGAGGAGAATGGTGTCCAGGTGATCGGCTTAACCCGAGGTCAGGATACACGCTTTCATCATACCGAGAAGCTGGACAAGGGAGAAGTCATGTTTGCCCAATTTACGAACCATACTTCAGCCATTAAAATCCGTGGAAAAGCTACCCTGATTACCAAGCATGGACAGGTTCAGTCCGAATAA
- a CDS encoding HU family DNA-binding protein, whose translation MNKSDLITQVSEATELSKKDVTKAVDAVFEAISGALQSGDKVQLVGFGNFEVRERSARKGRNPQTGEEIEIPASKIPAFKPGKALKDGIK comes from the coding sequence ATGAACAAATCAGACTTGATTACACAAGTGTCTGAAGCGACTGAATTGTCCAAGAAGGATGTAACGAAAGCGGTTGATGCCGTATTCGAAGCAATCTCTGGTGCTCTTCAAAGCGGAGACAAAGTACAATTGGTTGGTTTTGGGAACTTCGAAGTTCGCGAGCGCTCTGCACGTAAAGGACGCAACCCGCAAACAGGTGAAGAAATCGAAATTCCTGCGAGCAAAATTCCTGCATTCAAACCAGGTAAAGCGCTCAAAGACGGAATTAAATAA
- a CDS encoding ABC transporter permease yields MKDKSLDFAFRYGAIIVIVGVIAFFGIKLPYFFTYSNLTDILGSISIVTFVAIGVTLSLIVDGFDLSVGATVSLTTVVTASLMIWYQQPLAVVIIVPLIIGAVIGWLNSLLIVKLRIPDLLATLATMYIIGGIHKTYAQGYTIYNHMQFPDGSKAAGEMDPTFLLIGQGKWLGMPISVILLLIAVIAVHIFLTYTKYGRQMYVTGGNEEAARLSGIKVKKVRTLAYVAAGVFAAIGGIIYASKVGSGQIDAGSPLLMESVAAVFVGFSVFGAGKPNVIGTFIGSVLIGVLVNGLTMMNVQYFTHDIVKGGVLVLALAVTFYVLNRNRT; encoded by the coding sequence ATGAAGGATAAATCATTGGATTTTGCGTTCCGTTATGGTGCGATTATCGTTATTGTTGGTGTTATTGCATTTTTCGGTATTAAATTGCCATATTTCTTTACGTACAGTAACTTGACAGATATATTGGGTTCCATCTCCATTGTGACATTTGTGGCGATTGGTGTAACCTTATCTCTCATTGTAGATGGATTTGACCTCTCGGTGGGGGCAACCGTCTCGCTAACGACTGTCGTTACCGCTTCGTTAATGATTTGGTACCAGCAGCCGCTGGCTGTTGTCATTATTGTCCCTCTAATCATTGGGGCTGTTATTGGTTGGCTTAATTCCTTGCTGATCGTGAAACTCCGTATCCCGGATCTGCTGGCGACACTTGCCACGATGTACATCATCGGTGGAATTCACAAAACGTATGCCCAAGGTTACACGATATACAACCATATGCAATTTCCTGACGGGAGTAAAGCTGCCGGGGAGATGGATCCCACATTTCTATTGATTGGGCAGGGAAAATGGCTGGGTATGCCGATTTCGGTCATCCTGCTGCTCATTGCTGTGATTGCTGTGCATATCTTTTTGACGTATACAAAGTATGGGCGCCAGATGTACGTTACTGGGGGTAATGAGGAAGCGGCACGTCTGTCTGGAATCAAGGTGAAAAAGGTGCGCACTCTCGCCTATGTGGCAGCTGGAGTGTTTGCTGCAATTGGAGGTATTATCTATGCATCCAAAGTAGGATCAGGGCAAATCGACGCGGGATCTCCGTTGTTAATGGAATCGGTGGCAGCTGTGTTTGTCGGCTTCTCTGTATTTGGCGCAGGTAAACCGAACGTGATTGGAACGTTTATCGGCTCGGTTCTAATTGGTGTATTGGTCAACGGTTTGACCATGATGAATGTCCAATATTTCACCCATGATATTGTCAAGGGTGGAGTGCTCGTCCTTGCCCTGGCAGTGACATTTTACGTCTTAAACCGCAACCGCACTTGA
- a CDS encoding sugar ABC transporter ATP-binding protein: MSTVPILLQMEHIHKQFAGIPALKDVQFLVKGGEIHALLGANGAGKSTLMKILSGAYQLDQGTIRLSGQTLQLSSPGEAKSNGIHCVYQEVDAALVPQLTAAENIMLDQLASSGGGWWKSPRKLQQRAAEALQQLGADISVHKKVADLTLAEKQMILLARILIQDAKVIIFDEPTAPLSREETDAFFRIVHLLKDRGVACIFITHRLPEVTSHCDRVTVMRDGQHVFTGEARGLTINDLVTHMLGKPFEEEFPKTEAPIGEVLLEARGLRRGLRVKGVNLSVRRGEVLAVIGLVGAGKTECSRLLIGADRLESGEIRLNHRELHLSQPADAAALGIVSVPEERRKQGILIQENVERNLSLPLLGRLSTLGFVSRKRERENAESLVQQLGIKTSSVRQEVKYLSGGNQQKVAIGKWLNADADVFIFDEPTKGVDIGAKSDIFRIINELALAGKAVIYFTCELDEGLGIGDRIAVMCEGTIVKEFKRGETNQEQLLYYASGGQEVEA, encoded by the coding sequence ATGAGCACTGTACCGATCCTGCTTCAAATGGAACATATTCATAAGCAATTTGCAGGCATTCCTGCCCTGAAAGATGTGCAGTTCTTGGTAAAAGGTGGAGAGATTCATGCGCTTCTGGGGGCAAATGGTGCGGGGAAGAGCACATTAATGAAAATTTTGTCTGGTGCATACCAGCTGGATCAAGGCACCATCCGATTGAGTGGACAAACTCTTCAATTATCATCACCTGGTGAGGCCAAGTCAAACGGTATTCATTGTGTGTACCAAGAGGTCGATGCTGCATTGGTTCCTCAATTGACGGCAGCCGAGAATATTATGTTGGACCAACTGGCGTCGTCTGGCGGAGGCTGGTGGAAAAGTCCTCGGAAACTGCAACAGCGTGCAGCTGAAGCTTTGCAGCAACTGGGGGCAGACATATCGGTACACAAAAAGGTAGCGGACCTGACATTGGCGGAGAAACAGATGATTCTGCTGGCACGCATTCTGATTCAGGATGCCAAGGTCATTATATTTGACGAACCGACTGCGCCACTAAGCCGGGAAGAAACCGACGCCTTTTTTAGAATTGTGCATTTGTTGAAAGATCGGGGTGTGGCATGTATTTTCATTACTCACCGTCTTCCTGAAGTTACGAGTCACTGTGATCGGGTCACAGTAATGAGAGATGGGCAGCATGTATTCACAGGTGAAGCACGGGGGCTTACGATTAATGATCTGGTGACGCATATGCTGGGTAAACCGTTTGAGGAAGAGTTTCCCAAGACAGAAGCGCCAATAGGTGAGGTATTGCTGGAAGCACGCGGACTTCGTCGTGGACTCAGGGTTAAGGGAGTGAATCTTTCTGTTCGTCGAGGCGAGGTGCTTGCCGTGATAGGTTTGGTTGGTGCAGGCAAAACGGAATGCTCCCGCTTGCTGATTGGTGCAGATCGTCTGGAGAGTGGAGAAATTCGGCTGAATCACCGTGAGCTTCACCTCTCCCAACCTGCGGATGCCGCTGCTCTAGGCATTGTTTCCGTGCCGGAAGAACGTCGTAAACAGGGGATTCTGATCCAGGAAAATGTGGAACGGAATTTGAGCCTGCCGTTGCTGGGACGCCTAAGTACATTGGGCTTTGTGAGCCGAAAGCGTGAACGTGAGAACGCGGAATCTCTGGTCCAGCAACTCGGAATCAAAACATCGTCCGTTCGGCAGGAAGTGAAATATTTAAGCGGAGGCAATCAACAGAAAGTCGCTATTGGCAAATGGCTGAATGCGGATGCAGACGTATTTATATTTGATGAGCCGACAAAAGGTGTTGATATCGGTGCAAAAAGTGACATTTTTCGCATTATTAACGAATTGGCTTTGGCAGGAAAAGCTGTAATCTATTTCACATGTGAACTGGATGAAGGATTGGGCATTGGTGACCGAATTGCAGTAATGTGTGAAGGGACTATTGTCAAGGAATTCAAACGGGGCGAGACTAACCAAGAACAGCTGCTATACTATGCAAGCGGTGGACAAGAGGTGGAAGCATGA
- a CDS encoding sugar ABC transporter substrate-binding protein has translation MKKKDTKWIWLSVLLVFTLALSACGIKKEPASTTASGTTEDKPKTEAVTGPLSGKRVALIMEFNTGTFSQQYVQGVKEEIEKFGGELTTFVADNDKAKMVSLLDSAINQKFDAILTDHGDSLLEPGVKKAVAQNIPVVVFDADISVPGATVLSQDDQKMAELTLEQMKKDISGKGNIVKVWVAGFAPMERRQLAYGKFLKDNPDIKEIATFGSAQNPALDTQAKMEAILKQYPKGEITAVWTAWDEFAKGAARAIQQAGRDEIKVYGIDMSDEDLQMIQDPKNPWVASAAVDPTDIGRVQVRYAYQKLNGDETEDQVVLNPVYVQREALPDKQISTSELSEYVEGWGGSTQGIKDWMTEYGVTAK, from the coding sequence ATGAAAAAGAAAGATACAAAATGGATATGGTTGAGTGTATTGCTCGTATTTACATTAGCGCTGTCCGCTTGCGGGATCAAAAAAGAACCTGCTTCGACTACAGCTTCGGGAACGACTGAGGACAAGCCCAAGACAGAAGCAGTCACTGGTCCATTGAGCGGCAAAAGAGTCGCATTGATTATGGAATTTAACACAGGCACGTTCTCACAGCAATATGTGCAAGGCGTTAAAGAAGAAATCGAAAAATTCGGTGGGGAACTGACTACGTTTGTTGCCGATAATGATAAAGCCAAGATGGTATCGTTGCTCGATAGCGCGATTAATCAGAAGTTCGATGCCATTTTGACCGACCACGGAGATTCCTTGCTGGAGCCAGGTGTGAAAAAGGCAGTAGCGCAAAATATCCCGGTTGTTGTTTTCGACGCAGACATTAGCGTTCCTGGAGCAACAGTGCTGTCCCAGGATGATCAGAAGATGGCTGAATTGACGCTGGAGCAAATGAAAAAGGACATCAGTGGAAAAGGAAACATTGTAAAAGTATGGGTAGCCGGATTTGCACCGATGGAACGCCGCCAACTTGCCTACGGCAAGTTCTTGAAAGATAACCCGGATATTAAGGAGATTGCGACATTTGGTTCAGCACAGAACCCGGCTTTGGATACACAAGCCAAGATGGAAGCAATCCTGAAACAATATCCAAAAGGCGAAATCACAGCTGTCTGGACTGCATGGGATGAATTCGCCAAAGGTGCAGCACGTGCCATTCAGCAAGCAGGACGTGACGAAATCAAAGTGTACGGCATTGATATGAGTGATGAAGATTTGCAGATGATCCAGGATCCGAAAAATCCGTGGGTTGCTTCCGCAGCGGTTGATCCAACAGACATTGGTCGTGTACAGGTTCGTTATGCGTACCAGAAACTGAACGGGGATGAGACGGAAGACCAAGTGGTTCTCAATCCAGTCTATGTGCAACGTGAGGCGCTGCCTGACAAACAAATCTCCACTTCAGAGCTGTCCGAGTATGTTGAGGGCTGGGGAGGAAGTACACAGGGAATCAAGGATTGGATGACAGAGTACGGGGTTACTGCTAAATAA
- the spoIVA gene encoding stage IV sporulation protein A: protein MEKVDIFKDIAERTGGDIYLGVVGAVRTGKSTFIKRFMETIVLPNITNEADRARAVDELPQSAAGKTIMTTEPKFVPNNAVQIKVAEGLDVNVRLVDCVGYAVEGAKGYEDENGPRMISTPWFEEPIPFQEAAEIGTRKVIQEHSTLGVVVTTDGTIAEIARSSYVESEERVIAELKEVGKPFVLVINSTRPRSEEALQLRSELAAKYDIPVMTLSAATMTEDDVTGVLREVLYEFPVHEVNVNLPSWVMVLNENHWLRSNYENSVRDTVKDIRRLRDVDRVVAQFMEYEFIDRAGLSGMNMGQGVAEIDLYAPDELYDQILVEVVGIEIRGKDHLLQLMQEFSHAKREYDRFAEALEMVKTTGYGIAAPSLAEMALDEPELIRQGTKFGVRLKATAPSIHMIRVDVESEFAPIIGTEKQSEELVRYLMQDFENDPIKVWDSDMFGRSLHSIVREGIQGKIAMMPDNARYKLQETLGRIINEGSGGLIAIIL from the coding sequence TTGGAGAAAGTGGACATTTTTAAGGACATTGCCGAGCGGACCGGAGGGGATATCTATCTCGGGGTTGTCGGCGCAGTCCGGACGGGTAAATCAACATTTATCAAACGTTTCATGGAAACGATTGTGTTGCCAAACATCACAAACGAGGCTGATCGCGCGAGGGCAGTAGATGAACTGCCACAGAGCGCAGCTGGCAAAACAATCATGACTACGGAGCCAAAATTCGTACCGAATAACGCGGTTCAAATCAAGGTCGCAGAGGGACTTGATGTCAATGTGCGCCTTGTGGATTGTGTAGGTTACGCTGTGGAAGGAGCCAAGGGATACGAGGACGAGAATGGACCACGCATGATCTCCACACCCTGGTTCGAAGAGCCAATTCCTTTTCAGGAAGCAGCTGAGATCGGCACACGCAAGGTCATCCAGGAGCACTCCACGTTGGGTGTGGTTGTCACAACAGATGGTACGATCGCAGAAATTGCCCGCAGCTCTTATGTGGAGTCAGAAGAACGGGTTATTGCTGAACTGAAGGAAGTCGGTAAGCCGTTTGTACTGGTGATCAACTCGACCCGTCCTCGCAGTGAGGAAGCATTGCAGTTGCGCAGTGAGCTTGCAGCCAAATATGACATTCCAGTCATGACACTCAGTGCAGCGACAATGACAGAAGATGATGTGACAGGTGTGCTTCGTGAAGTGCTGTATGAATTCCCTGTGCATGAAGTGAATGTAAACCTGCCGAGCTGGGTGATGGTGCTCAATGAGAACCACTGGCTGCGCAGCAACTACGAAAACTCAGTGCGCGACACAGTTAAGGATATTCGCAGGCTGCGTGACGTGGATCGGGTTGTCGCCCAGTTTATGGAGTATGAATTCATCGACCGAGCAGGGCTGAGCGGCATGAATATGGGGCAAGGCGTTGCGGAAATTGACTTGTATGCACCAGATGAATTATACGATCAGATCCTCGTGGAAGTCGTCGGTATTGAAATTCGAGGGAAGGATCATCTGCTGCAACTAATGCAGGAATTCTCCCATGCGAAGAGAGAGTACGATCGCTTTGCTGAAGCGCTGGAGATGGTCAAAACGACCGGTTACGGTATTGCGGCTCCATCTCTCGCCGAGATGGCACTGGATGAACCAGAACTCATTCGGCAGGGTACCAAATTTGGTGTCCGCCTGAAAGCGACCGCACCTTCCATTCACATGATCCGGGTGGATGTGGAATCGGAGTTTGCTCCGATTATCGGAACGGAAAAGCAGAGTGAGGAACTGGTGAGGTACCTGATGCAGGACTTCGAGAACGATCCAATCAAGGTATGGGATTCAGATATGTTCGGTCGTTCGCTGCACTCTATCGTCAGAGAAGGTATACAGGGTAAGATCGCAATGATGCCGGACAATGCTCGATACAAACTGCAAGAGACGCTTGGACGTATCATCAACGAAGGTTCGGGTGGATTAATCGCCATTATTCTGTAA
- a CDS encoding tautomerase family protein, whose product MAQIKIYGLRDQLNPIKEQLSQVIHSVMMDVLGLPENKRFHRYFPMGTEDFLFSPDRSANYTIIEISMFEGRSDLSKRELMMQLFSRLNDQLNLSPTDVEITLFETPRNHWGIRGLPGDELGLSYQVEV is encoded by the coding sequence GTGGCACAGATCAAGATTTACGGATTGAGAGACCAACTGAATCCAATAAAAGAGCAGCTTTCACAAGTTATACATTCCGTTATGATGGATGTCTTGGGATTACCCGAGAATAAGAGGTTTCATCGGTACTTCCCTATGGGGACGGAGGACTTCCTTTTCTCTCCGGATCGTTCAGCAAATTATACGATTATTGAAATCAGCATGTTCGAGGGCCGATCCGATCTGTCGAAGAGAGAACTCATGATGCAATTATTCTCAAGGTTAAATGATCAATTGAATTTATCACCCACAGATGTGGAGATTACGCTATTCGAGACGCCGCGCAATCATTGGGGGATTCGTGGATTGCCTGGCGATGAGCTTGGTTTGTCTTATCAGGTGGAGGTCTGA